One window of Thermocoleostomius sinensis A174 genomic DNA carries:
- a CDS encoding GGDEF domain-containing protein: MSGFTLLGLVGVIDFLTGYEYSFSVFYVLPIALIAWASNQRLGFLASLIGAVIWLIAELMSGRSYAHHSSPIWNTLIRSSLFFTVVILLTKIKMLMQRERELARTDYLTSAVNSRYFKEIAQLEMYRIQRYQRPFTIVYFDLDNFKEVNDQFGHFVGDQVLQTVVSTIKKRIRKTDTIARMGGDEFVLLFPETNDKAAKSLTTDLQGYLLTEIQRNHWSITFSMGVLTCQAAPNSIDELVTMADNLMYSAKSDGKSTIKYATYWGNRDHREWQTCVP; encoded by the coding sequence TTGAGTGGTTTTACACTGCTTGGATTGGTGGGGGTTATTGATTTTTTAACTGGGTATGAGTATTCATTCTCGGTTTTTTATGTGTTACCTATTGCCTTAATCGCTTGGGCATCTAATCAAAGATTAGGTTTTTTAGCTTCTTTGATTGGTGCGGTTATTTGGTTGATTGCTGAATTAATGTCAGGCCGTTCTTATGCCCATCATTCTTCTCCTATCTGGAATACATTGATTCGGTCTAGTTTGTTCTTTACGGTTGTGATTCTATTGACAAAAATAAAAATGTTAATGCAGCGTGAAAGAGAACTAGCTCGCACAGATTATCTAACCTCTGCGGTCAATTCGCGATACTTTAAAGAAATAGCACAATTAGAGATGTACCGGATTCAGCGATATCAGCGTCCGTTCACGATTGTTTACTTCGATTTGGATAATTTCAAGGAAGTGAATGATCAGTTTGGACATTTTGTAGGTGATCAAGTTCTTCAAACTGTTGTCAGTACTATCAAAAAACGAATCCGAAAAACAGATACGATCGCAAGAATGGGGGGCGACGAATTTGTGTTGTTGTTTCCTGAAACGAATGATAAAGCTGCAAAATCACTAACGACTGATCTACAGGGTTATCTTTTAACAGAAATTCAGCGAAACCATTGGTCTATCACATTCAGCATGGGTGTATTGACATGTCAGGCTGCTCCCAATTCAATTGATGAGTTAGTAACAATGGCTGATAATTTGATGTACTCTGCGAAGTCTGATGGTAAAAGTACAATCAAATACGCAACTTACTGGGGTAATCGAGATCACAGAGAATGGCAAACTTGCGTTCCATAA
- a CDS encoding ATP-binding cassette domain-containing protein, translating to MQLIFQNPELAVNPRWRVRQILQEGQPPNSTLLEELGVSPTWLDRYPHELIGGELQRIAVARVLNPTTQYLIADEMTAMLDANTQALIWHAVLDYIRTHHIGLLAISHEFALLKRVCDRIHKIGPPPVPNPHPHSLTSNL from the coding sequence GTGCAATTAATCTTTCAAAATCCAGAACTAGCCGTTAATCCGCGCTGGCGAGTGCGGCAAATTCTCCAGGAAGGACAGCCCCCCAACTCGACCTTACTAGAGGAGTTGGGCGTGTCTCCAACGTGGCTCGATCGCTATCCTCATGAGTTAATCGGCGGCGAATTGCAACGGATTGCCGTGGCGCGGGTACTGAATCCTACCACTCAGTATCTAATTGCTGACGAGATGACCGCTATGTTAGATGCCAACACTCAAGCGCTAATTTGGCATGCTGTTCTCGACTATATACGCACCCATCACATCGGCCTATTGGCAATTAGTCATGAATTTGCATTACTGAAACGGGTGTGCGATCGCATCCACAAAATTGGACCTCCTCCTGTTCCCAATCCCCATCCCCACTCCCTAACCTCCAACCTTTAA
- a CDS encoding D-2-hydroxyacid dehydrogenase encodes MKLILPIDVIDLLKPRLPADVEAVWADADGNLKGGDASDAEIYFNGFYLKQSVLHRVLEAAPNLRWQHTPSAGVDHILKSTKFLERQIILTNSAGVYAIPIAEFVMMLILNRAKQFPALRTRQAQRHWHQEIGFTFQELVDATLLIIGAGSIGQAIADRASAFGMRVWGSRSRPDPLPAFERVVGRDEWRSVLPEADYVVVATPLTTDTIGMIDEAAFRSMRSTAYFINIARGAVVNEPALLTALKEGWIAGAGLDTFSTEPLPAESSFWSLPNVVISPHCSGFSPQNDRRLVELFLDNLTRYRQGQPLKNVVDRQVGY; translated from the coding sequence ATGAAACTGATTCTACCGATCGACGTTATTGATCTTCTCAAACCGCGCTTGCCTGCCGATGTAGAAGCTGTTTGGGCTGATGCAGACGGCAACCTCAAAGGTGGGGACGCATCCGATGCGGAAATTTATTTTAATGGCTTTTATTTAAAGCAATCTGTTCTGCATCGCGTGCTAGAAGCGGCTCCCAATTTGCGCTGGCAACATACTCCTAGTGCTGGTGTAGATCACATTTTGAAATCAACCAAGTTTTTAGAGCGCCAGATTATCCTTACCAATAGTGCTGGCGTCTATGCCATTCCGATCGCCGAATTTGTGATGATGCTGATTCTTAATCGAGCTAAGCAATTTCCGGCCCTGCGCACGCGCCAAGCCCAACGTCATTGGCATCAGGAGATTGGATTCACGTTTCAAGAACTTGTAGATGCCACGTTACTTATTATCGGGGCAGGTAGCATTGGTCAAGCCATTGCCGATCGGGCGAGTGCTTTTGGAATGCGTGTTTGGGGGTCTCGTAGCCGCCCAGATCCTCTTCCTGCATTTGAACGAGTAGTTGGTCGTGATGAATGGCGATCGGTCTTACCCGAAGCCGACTATGTGGTTGTAGCTACTCCTTTAACGACAGATACCATTGGCATGATCGATGAAGCAGCGTTTCGATCGATGCGCTCAACGGCTTATTTCATCAATATTGCCCGTGGAGCTGTGGTAAATGAACCGGCCCTTTTGACCGCACTGAAAGAAGGATGGATTGCTGGAGCCGGATTGGATACGTTTAGTACTGAACCATTACCCGCAGAAAGTTCCTTTTGGTCGTTGCCAAATGTTGTGATTTCGCCTCACTGCTCCGGGTTTTCACCACAAAACGATCGGCGGTTGGTGGAGTTATTTTTGGATAACCTGACGCGATATCGACAAGGTCAACCGTTGAAGAATGTAGTAGATCGGCAGGTTGGGTATTAA
- a CDS encoding ATP-dependent helicase, giving the protein MNRRVCLTDEQQAIVHHDEGAARVFAVAGSGKTTAMVHRIHRLVQNGVFAPERILAASFSRGTVNDLQSALHQWDECRSVKPQTLHSLSYQVIRQAQARGYLPIVQQPIAPTQVDQQLYRQVLREARAQNVYFKQELDDLDQEDFLSYVSGCKGKLHYADLTPIRFPIDAPHRYIAQAAEPPVEPSLAWYLDLYRLFEEIRHQHGWLSFDDMLMTGWELLVRYPDLLHFFQQRFDCVIVDEFQDVNRAQFAILDLLIRPHGNYMVVGDDDQTIYEWRGAEVRFILKEFDRYRPVTYTITDNFRCQASQIALANAVICHNRNRYNKALSLTQGFDGRTQIHQAIGPEQLGQNIAKQVNGFLAAGVQPSDIAVLVRVYAQTPYIEQHLIQSTIPYWGSELVPFYRRPETLNFLAFAHLAQFEAQQALEQTATKLDVMAWEEAWNRVKLTPPLRYLSKELKEQIRNWVLYRHLPLSQVLLLIQAEVAQSRTIHKLTTLSQWLVSASQAALAQTVLKALDTSLGYCDYLRHHSGFKETGQGKAAGIDALINYAGGKGTLSEFLQHLVQLEQQSEHHTHNPSQCIRLTTIHQSKGLEWPIVIVPHCNQGIIPFGEKLTHEELEEERRLLYVALTRSQRELHLHFLQEQPVSQFLQEANATDILEKINRLQTCLSHDPTNWQAREAVDILQTMLTLGLERYFDRWWNVDWQRKQTIANTLQSFFAAAHHHQLLTLMKLEPAHIAIWQKIAPLQLDEQNQQCDFPGLEHWKQSYQPKP; this is encoded by the coding sequence ATGAATCGACGAGTGTGTCTAACAGACGAACAACAAGCGATCGTTCATCATGATGAAGGAGCGGCTCGTGTATTTGCTGTGGCTGGATCGGGTAAAACTACAGCTATGGTGCATCGCATTCATCGCTTAGTTCAAAATGGCGTTTTTGCTCCAGAGCGAATTCTCGCCGCTTCGTTTAGTCGAGGCACGGTCAACGATTTGCAATCAGCGTTACATCAATGGGATGAATGCCGCTCTGTTAAACCCCAAACTTTGCACAGCCTGAGCTACCAAGTGATTCGTCAAGCTCAAGCACGCGGATACCTACCAATTGTGCAACAACCGATCGCTCCAACCCAAGTTGATCAACAACTATATCGCCAAGTCCTGCGCGAGGCCCGAGCGCAAAATGTTTACTTCAAACAGGAACTGGATGATCTCGATCAAGAAGATTTTTTGTCCTATGTAAGCGGTTGCAAAGGCAAGTTGCATTATGCTGATTTGACCCCGATCAGGTTCCCGATCGATGCACCTCATCGCTACATTGCTCAAGCGGCTGAACCACCTGTTGAGCCGTCCCTTGCTTGGTATCTTGACCTCTATCGCCTGTTTGAAGAAATTCGTCATCAGCACGGCTGGCTGAGTTTTGATGATATGTTGATGACGGGTTGGGAATTGTTAGTACGGTATCCAGATTTATTACATTTTTTTCAACAACGCTTTGACTGTGTGATTGTCGATGAATTTCAGGATGTCAATCGTGCTCAGTTCGCAATCTTGGATTTATTGATTCGCCCTCATGGTAACTATATGGTGGTGGGTGATGATGATCAAACAATTTACGAATGGCGCGGGGCTGAAGTTCGATTTATTCTTAAAGAGTTCGATCGCTATCGTCCTGTGACATACACCATTACGGATAACTTTCGCTGTCAAGCTTCGCAGATTGCCCTTGCCAATGCTGTAATTTGCCACAACCGCAATCGCTACAATAAAGCTCTTAGCCTGACTCAGGGCTTTGATGGTCGCACGCAAATTCACCAAGCGATCGGACCAGAACAACTGGGTCAAAACATTGCTAAACAGGTTAATGGGTTTCTGGCAGCAGGAGTACAACCCAGCGATATTGCTGTGTTGGTGCGGGTCTATGCCCAAACTCCGTACATTGAACAGCATTTGATTCAGTCTACAATTCCCTATTGGGGCAGTGAACTGGTTCCGTTTTATCGTCGTCCAGAAACACTGAATTTCTTAGCATTTGCACATCTAGCGCAATTTGAAGCCCAACAAGCTTTGGAACAAACCGCTACAAAGCTAGATGTAATGGCTTGGGAGGAGGCGTGGAACCGTGTCAAACTGACTCCTCCTTTGCGATATCTCAGCAAAGAACTCAAGGAACAAATTCGTAATTGGGTGCTGTATCGCCACCTGCCACTCAGTCAGGTTTTACTGCTAATTCAAGCAGAGGTAGCCCAGAGTCGCACGATTCATAAACTTACCACGCTGAGTCAATGGCTGGTGTCCGCTTCGCAAGCAGCCTTGGCTCAAACGGTACTGAAAGCGCTGGATACAAGCCTCGGCTACTGCGACTATTTGCGCCATCATAGTGGTTTTAAGGAAACTGGACAGGGTAAAGCGGCTGGCATCGACGCCTTGATTAATTATGCCGGGGGCAAAGGTACGTTGTCAGAGTTCTTGCAACATTTGGTACAGCTTGAGCAACAGTCCGAGCACCATACCCATAATCCTAGTCAGTGCATTCGGTTGACCACGATTCACCAATCGAAGGGGCTGGAATGGCCGATCGTGATTGTGCCGCACTGCAACCAGGGCATTATTCCGTTTGGTGAAAAACTGACCCACGAAGAACTGGAAGAAGAACGACGGTTACTTTATGTGGCCTTGACTCGATCGCAGCGTGAACTGCATCTGCATTTCCTCCAGGAACAGCCTGTATCTCAGTTTCTTCAGGAAGCCAACGCCACTGATATTCTAGAAAAAATTAACCGCCTACAAACCTGTCTCAGTCATGATCCGACGAATTGGCAGGCTCGCGAAGCGGTAGACATTCTGCAAACGATGCTGACCTTGGGGTTGGAACGCTATTTCGATCGATGGTGGAACGTAGATTGGCAGCGCAAACAAACGATCGCAAATACCTTACAATCCTTTTTTGCGGCTGCGCATCATCATCAATTACTGACTTTAATGAAATTGGAGCCGGCCCATATTGCCATCTGGCAGAAGATTGCACCCTTACAACTCGATGAACAGAACCAGCAATGCGATTTCCCAGGACTGGAACATTGGAAACAATCATATCAACCCAAACCTTGA